The genome window GCATCATCCAGCAAGACATTAACGCGCTGATTTTATCCAATAAACGCTACTGGGAAGCGAAACTCGACCGGGTTGTGCTGTATTTCCCGGTGATTGAAGCGGCGCTTCTGGCCGAAGAAATCCCAACTGACTTTAAATACCTAGCGGTTCAGGAAAGCTCATTAACACCGGATGCCGTATCTGCTTCGACCGCCGTTGGCTACTGGCAGTTTAAAAAAGAAACCGCCACCGGGCTTGATATGCGCGTCGACGATGAGGTAGACGAGCGCAAGAGCATTGTGGCTTCCACGCGGGGAGCGGCCCGTTATCTCAAGCGCAGCAACGCCATTTACAACAACTGGGTTTCGTCGCTTTTTTCATACTATCTGGGTGCTACCGGCATCAGCAAGATCGTCCCGGCCGACTGGAACGCTGCCAAAGAGATTACACTCGACGAGCGTTCGGATCGGTACATGCTTCGCTTCTTCGCTCATAAAATCGCGCTGGATGGCACTTTACCCGCCTACCGCTCAACAAATACCATTGCTCTGGTTGAATATCCAAACGGAAACGGCAAAACAGTAGCGCAGATTTCAGGTGAATTGGGTGTTGATGAATACGAAATTCGCAAATACAACCGCTGGATTCTAGGCGATCAGATTCCAACGGATAAAGAATATGTGCTGGCCATTCCGACAACGAACGCTCAACTTGCGGGCGTACGTCAAAAATCGCAGCCACAGCAACGCGACGAGCTAACCGAGTTTAAAAAAGAAGCCCCTATTCTGGCCAAAAACGAAACGGGTTTTCCGGTTCTGCAAAAAGTGGCTTATCCCGCCGGAAAATCCAATGTAGTCCTTTATGAGATTAACGGTTTACCGGGTATTCAGGCTCAACGGGGCGACAATGCCGCTTCGCTGGCGCGTAAATCCAAAATTAGTCTGAGCAGCTTTCTGCGGTACAATGACATGGCAGAGCGCGGTCGGATTACGGAAGGTGAAGTTTATTACCTCGCCAAGAAAATGCGTAAAGCTACCGTTCCCTACCACACCGTTCGCACGGGGGAAACCAGCTTTACCATCTCGCAGATGTACGGACTTCGCCTGAAACGCCTGCTTAAATTTAACCGCATTGATCGCTCCGAACGGCTGCAAGTTGGTCGGGTGATGTGGCTGCGCGAAAAACGGCCTCGTAACCGGCCCGTCGAAATCATTAACGCTCCGACACCGGCCAATCAGCCAACGCGCCCGGTGGTCGCTCAAAATGACTGGGGAGGCGTTCCTGAAACGCCTAATCGCACGGCAAATAACACGATTCCAAAAAACGCTTCTGAGCGAAAAAAATACACCCCTAAATTGATGGATGGAGCTTCAACCAGTACAGCACCAGCTCCCCAGCCTCAACCAACCCGCTCCACGCCACCGGCCCCCGTAGCTCGGCCTACCGCACCCAAACCCAACGAAACTCTGGCTAGCAGCGGACCAGTTAACCGATCTACGACGTCTCCGGTAAGTACAAGTACAACCAGCAGCGGCGCCAATACGCAACGGGTAGTGATTATTCGTCCGTCCGGTGAGCAAGCATCCACTACAGAACCGACTCCTGTTGAGCAGCCTGTAGCCAGCCCGCCTACTACGTATGCCAACCGCACGACGACACCAACTAAAACGCAATCAACCAGCGTTGCTTCGGGCTGGGAAACGACCGCTACGCCCACAGGCACCAGCAGCGCGCCCATCACCCGACCCAGTGTAAGCTCGACTTCAACCGCTTCTGCTAACGCTGGCAATGCATCAACACCAACAACTAAGCCCACGGTCACAAGTCGCCCCTCTGTTTCGGGTACCACAAAGCATACCGTGGAAGCGGGTCAGACGTATTACAGTATCTCGCGGCTTTACAACGTAACCGTTGAGGAAGTACTGGCCTGGAATAATTTAACGCCGGATGATAAACTGTCGGTTGGACAGAAACTATCCATCAAAGGCGCTGGTGAGCCGGTTGAGGTAGCTCCGGTAGCTACCAAAACGGTTTCGACGCCGGCGAAAACTACCCCTAGCCGCACCAGCATTGGGGAAGATATTCTCTACCACACCGTTCAGAAAGGCGAAACCATGTTCCGTATTTCGAAGCAATACGGCGTTACGGTGGATCAGATTCGGGGATGGAACGAATTGTCGGATATAGGAGTTAAAGAAGGTCAACGAATTAAGATCATTAAATAGCAATGATTCTCATTGAGGATACCGTAATTAGTGATGATGTAGCAGACAAGTTTTTTGTCTGCAATCTGGAAAAATGCAAGGGAGCCTGTTGTGTGGAGGGAGATTTAGGCGCTCCGCTGGAAGCATCAGAATTACCCGTCTTAGACGAGATTTTCCCGAAGATAAAGCCTTATCTGACCCCTGAGGGAATCAAGGCTATTGAGGAGAAAGGCTGCTACGAACAGGATTGGGAAGGCGATTACGTAACGCCAACCATTGAGGGTCGGGAGTGCGCCTATGCGCTCTACGATGAGCGGGGCGTTTTGAAATGCGGTATCGAACAAGCTTACAACGACGGCGTGGTTGATTTCAAAAAACCAATCTCCTGCCATCTTTATCCCATTCGAATTACCAAATACGAACACTACCACGCCCTGAATTACGACCGCTGGCACATTTGCAGCCCTGCCTGCGATTTAGGGAAGAATCTGGGTGTACCTGTGTATAAATTCCTGAAAGATCCTTTAATCCGGGCTTTCGGTGATGATTGGTATAAGCAACTGGAGCGCGAAATCGAAGAGAAGTAATCTTTTGGCCCAAAAACGCGATTATTTTGAGGATGTTTACGCGGTTGTCCGGTTGATTCCGGCCGGCCGCGTAACAACTTACGGGGCCATCGCCCGGTATCTAAGTCTGCGCGCGGGCGCTCGCATGGTCGGCTGGGCGATGAACTCTTCCCACGGACACGATGTTCCTGCTCACCGCGTTGTCAACCGAATTGGCGTTTTGTCAGGAAAGCATTTTTTCGGTAGCTCGACCGCCATGCAGGAGCTGCTTGAACAAGAAGGCATTGCGGTAAACAACGACCAGGTGCAGGATTTTGACCGCTTTTTCTGGGACCCTTTTACCGAACTATCTTAACCCGTTACTTTATACGCAGGGAACTTGTAGAAAACACGTTTGAATACTAACGGCAAGGTGGTTATAATCGTCCATCAGATGCGGCTTCTGCAAGTAACTATTGGCTCCTTTTTTATAAGCCTTCTGTACCTGATCGCCTTCAATGGAAGTCGACAGCATGATAACTGGAATATGCTTTAATGCAGAATTGCTCTTAACGATCTGGAGTACCTCAAAGCCGCCGATCCGATGCATGTTCACATCCAGAATAATAAGGCTACAATTTTTGGCAACGTCGCGCAACTGACTTTCCTGTTTCAGGCTGTCTAAAAACTGTTCGCCATCTTCAAATTCGACAAACTCATGCTGGCTACCAATGTTCTGAAATGCCTTGGCAAGAAACTGGCGGTCATCTTCGTCATCATCAATTAAAGCAACGTAAAGCTTTCGCTTCAACGCTGTGGAGTCGTTGAGTATAGTAGTAAAACGCATAGGATATAGTTACGGCAAATCAATAGTGCTCCAAATCGTAAGTAAATATACCTAAATCATATAAATTTACTGCTATTATTTAGTTTTTAGCTAGTTTATAATTGGACAAATTAAAGAGTGCATTTTCCGCCGTCTTAATTTATTACAGCTTTTCAATATAGCTTTTTCCGCCCAAATAACGCATCTGGCGGGTAATTTGCCGAGTACGCTTTTGTGTGTACGCCGAAGGATTCTGAATGGAAAACAACCGTGGATTCGGCAAAACCGACGCTATCCGGGCCGCTTCCGTCCGCGAAAGAGTAGCCGCCGAGTGGCCATAAAAACGCGTTGCAGCAGCCTCCGCCCCGAAAGTCATGTTGCCCATTTCGGCCACATTTAAGTAAACTTCCAGAATGCGCTCTTTCCCCCAAATTAACTCAATCAGGACCGTGAAATAAACCTCCAGCCCTTTCCGTACGTAACTACGGCCATTCCACAAAAACACATTTTTAGCTACCTGCTGCGAAATGGTACTGGCACCGCGCGGGCGCTTTCGCTTTTTGCTGTCCTTTATGGCATCCTGTATTTCGTCAAAGTCAAAACCCCAATGGCTTGGAAAATTCTGATCTTCGGAAGACACAACTGCCAACGCTACTTCTTTGGAAAGTTTATCGTAAGACCGCCATTCTTTGTAAATCTTGCTGGGTTTGCCATCGCTAATGGCCTCAATTTTTCGGCTAATGACGAGGGGAGTAAACCAGACGGGTACGTATTTAAGCACGACAACCCAGCCAATAGAGATTAAAAAGGCGTAGAAAAACAGTTTTAGAAAGCCCCAGTAAAAACGCGCAAAGGTAGGTTGGCTGAGTAAAAAATGCTCCCAACGACCCGTTTTACTGCTTTTCATAATTGGCTGACCCGACTGGTAAGTCCGATTAGCTGACGATGGCTGCGAGGTATTACGAAACGTATTGGCAGGACGATTCTGACTCATGGGTAATTAATTCACGACACGAAAATGGCTAAAAATCGGGAGTATTAACTAACAGACGAATCAAAAAGGCCTTTTACTCCTCAATAAATAATTCAGCGGCCACCCGGTCGGCAAACAGTTTTCCAGCTGTGGTTAACAGCAATTGATTATCCTTCAACATAAGCCATCCTTTTTGCTGGAGACTCGCAATTTCCTTTTGTTGCTGCTGCGCAAAATCGGCATTTAACAACTGATTCAACTCCGCAACCTGACACCCCCATTTTGTACGCAAACCCGTCAGCAAGTATTCATTTACCTGATCGGCAACGGTCAGTATTTCCCGATCACAAGGTAACTCGCCTTGGTCAAGCGCCCGAAGATAGCGAGCGTTGTTGGCGATGTTGTATTGCCGACTCGATCCATTGTAAGAATGCGCACTGGGACCGATGCCCAGGTAAGATCTTCTTTTCCAATAACTGCTGTTGTGCCGCGCTTCCCAGCCTGGTTTTGCAAAATTGGAAATTTCGTAATGCTCATACCCGTTCGTGGTCAAGGCATCGACCAGCATGGTAAACTCTTCGGCGGCAAAGGAATCCTCGGGAACCTGCAAGCGCCCTTTCTGCTGCCAGCGCCCAAAAGCCGTATCCGGCTCGATGGTCAGGCAGTAGGATGAAATATGCGGGATATTCAGTTGAATTGCTTTTTCGAGGTTACGCTGCCAAATGTCGTGATCAGGAGCCGGAACGCCGTAAATCAAGTCAATGGTTAGGTTATCAAATCCAGCATCCTGGGCCAACCGCACGCAAGATTCAGCCTCAGTAGCCGAATGCGCCCGGTTCATAAAACGAAGATGGGGCTCATGAAATGACTGGATGCCGATACTCAGCCGGTTGACGTACTGCCGCAGCATTGATAACTGACTTGGCTGCAAATCGTCCGGATTAGCCTCCAACGTTATTTCGGCCCCGGCCTTTACCGAGAAAAAGCGGTGAATCGTTTCAAAAATCTGGGCCAATTCCTTTTCCGTCAAGAGCGAAGGCGTACCACCACCGAAGTAAATCGTTTCCAGTTGGTTAGTACCCAAGTAATCCTTCTGCAAAGTAAGTTCTTTACATAAAGCATCGACGAGTACTGGTTTCTGTTTCAGACTTGTACTGAAGTGGAAATCACAATAATGACAGGCTTGTTTACAAAAAGGAATGTGAAGGTACAGATGCATTAAAGCGGCTTTTCGAGAACTATCACGATAACACCATCGGCATTGGTTAGCGTTCCAATGATGTTAAAGCCATGCCGCAGGTTCAGAATAAGCATGTCGCGCCATTGGTTGCGCGTTTGGGTACGAATAGTCTGGAAAGCTTTCTGACGGCACCAGTCATGTTGCTGCCGCATCAGATTTTCGGCAATACCCTGCCGACGGTAGTTCGGGTTGACGCAACCCAGCCAACTGTAGAAATGGCCTTTCTTACGCAGGTAACCCATTTTATAACCAACTACTTGCTCTCCGTCTAAAGCAACGCAGGTCAGTAAATTGCGGGAATACTGCTCGTGAGTTTCCGCCTGGACGTCGGCGCGGCTCTGGCCTGAAAAAACCAATTCGTGCAGATCGAGCAAAGAGGCTTCCAGCGAGTCAGGCAACTCCCCTTCTATCAACTCATAGCGGATGGCCATGCGTTATTGCTTACTTTTTAGGGCAGCTTTTGCAGTGCTTGCCTTTTTTCTTGTATTTCTCGCAGCATTTTTTCAGAACGCAGCACGATTCACTCATGAAAGGATTGTCGCCGAATACTTTTCCAGCCTCGCTAAATGGTGTTAGGTCAAATTCTTTTTCTACAACCAGGTTCATCCTATATTATTTATTGAGGCTACAAAGATAAACCTTGTTTAGACTTATTCAAAATAGTTTTCGTTCATGCGTTTCCATCGGCAAAAGTATACCCAAAAAAAAGCCCCAAACGTATTTGTTTCGGGGCTTTTTATCTACTATTAATTTTTTAAACTTCTATTTCTCCAGTCATGTACAAACGCACCTGCCCGGCGATCTCCACCCGATCTTCTTTCAGCGAGCATTTGAGGTAGCCTCCTCGTTTGGAAACCTGCTTCGCAATCAACTCGTTTTTCCCCAGACGCTCGGCCCAGAAAGGAGTCAATGTGGTATGGGCGGAACCTGTCACCGGATCTTCGTTAACTCCTGATTGAGGAGCAAAGAAACGCGACACAAAATCAACATCATCGCCGGGGGCCGTTACGATGACCCCTCTAGCTGGTACCGTCGATAACTCAGCCAAATCAGGATCGAGATCAAGGATTTGCTGCTGATTTTCGTAAACAAGTAAGTAATCAGACTTTCCTTTGTACAATTCTATTGGTTTAATATTCAGACTTGTACTAAGCGCCGGGGGTTGTACACTGGTGTGAATGCTATCAGCCGGAAAATCCAGTATCAGCCAATCGGCCTCCCGCCGAACCCGCAAAATACCGCTTCGCGAATCGAGATCAATACTCTCTTCATCCGTGGCTTTTTCCAGGAAAAAAATAACATACGCCGTGGCTAATGTGGCGTGTCCGCAAAGATCAACCTCTACTTCAGGCGTAAACCAACGAATATGGTAGCCATTTTCGGTCTTTACATAAAATGCCGTTTCGGGCAGATTATTCTCACAGGCAATGTTTTGCATGGTTTCGTCAGGCAGCCACTCTTCCAGCGGACAGACAGCAGCCGGATTTCCTCCAAACAATCGGTCAGTAAAAGCATCTAATTGATACAAACGAAGTGCCATACTTGCAGCAGATCAAGGTCAGTTAATGAACAGTCGGGTTAGGTTTTCTTTTTTGAAATCCAGCAAAGATGCAATTTTATAATCAGCAATATCAAATTTTGGCTCATTAAACTCATAATCTGCCGGAACGGCCACCGTCACCATTCCTGCCGCGTGAGCCGATTTGAGTCCGCTGCCCGAATCTTCAAAGGCTAAACAGTTTTGCGGTTCTATCCCCAGTTGGCGCGCTGTTCCCAGATATACATCCGGATGCGGTTTGTTGCGTTTCTCCAGCGTTGCCGAATGCCATAACTGGAAATAAGATCGAATGTCAAGCCGATCCAGTACCGCCTCGATCAGGTGCATGGGCGAAGCCGAAGCCACAGCCATCAAAATAGTATGTTCACGGAATAAATCCAGAATGGCCGGAACTCCGGGCATGGCCTTGGCATGTTGTCCAATGCGCTCATAGGCCTTCAGGTGAATTTCTTCGCCTACTTCTTCGGGGGGGCGCGCTGTCCAGGGATGGCGCTCGAACCAGTAACGCACCACGGCGTCAATAGGCAGGCCCGTTGTCTGTTTGCACATATCCTCCGTTAGTTCCAGGCCAACCGTTCGAAAAACTTCTATTTCTACATGCCGCCAGTGTGGCTCAGAATCGACCAATAGGCCGTCCATATCGAATAATGCAGCTTGTATTGGCATAAATTAGTAGCGTTTTCAGTGAATTCCTCACTGCCTCTTCATTAAACGTCGGCCTTGCGGAATGGTTTGACATCAATACGATCCCAGACCTTTCCGACTACGTAAGGGTCACTTTGTAACCAGTTATTTAAATTTTCTTCGGAATCAAACTCAACCAGCATCATGGAGCCGATCATTTTACCGGTTTCATCCAGTAAAGCACCACCCAAAATAAAGTGCCCATCTGCTTTTAGTTGGCGAGCGCGCTCAAAATGCGCAGGACGCGCAGCCAGACGACGGTCGTAGGCCTGTTCATCTGTGAAATCGTAAGCGTGAACTACGTATTGCATAAATATGAATATAAACCAAAAGGGTTGCCAATCTAGCCCTTTCTGCGCGGAATTAACTATATTTTTTCGGTTTTCTATCTAAATTTAAGGGTTCAGAATGTACATCAACAATCCTTATCAATGAAACAAGTTTTAGTTGGACTAAGCTGGTTAATTGCTCTTGGCGCTGTCGCTCAGGCGCCATCAACTTCCAGCCAGAATAAACCTGTGCTTACCGTCGAGAAAATTATGCAGGATCCCAAGGGCTGGATTGGCACCTCACCGTCGGGTGTTTCCTGGTCTGAAGATTCCAAAACGATTTATTTTGACTGGAATCCCACCAAAGCAAAGGGCGATTCTTTATACAAAGTGGTTCTAGCGAGCGACCGGAAACCCGTTAAAGTAGCGCCCACCGAGCGGCGTGTCCTGCCCGGAACTGGTACTTACAACCCAACCAAAACGCTTAAATTATACGAACTGAACGGCGACATTTTTCTGCTCGACTGCCGGACTTACAAAAGCCGCCGCCTCACCAATACGGTCGAAAATGAAAGCCGTCCGGCTTTTAGCGGCGATCAGCAATCCATAATTTTTACCCGAAGCAACAACCTTTTCTCGTTTTCGCTGGCAACGGGCGAAGTAACCCAGATTACTCAATTTGACCTAGGCAACAAAAAAACCGAAGCCAAACCCAACGATCAGGAAGCCTGGCTAAAACGCGATCAGTTGGCGATGTTTGATATTCTGAAAGAGCGAAAAGACAAAAAAGATGAAGGTGCTAAAATTAGAAAAGCCGATCAGCCTAGGCGTCCTAAACTATTTTACACGGAAGGCAAGTCTGTTTCAAACGCTGTTCTCAGCCCGGATGGCCGCTATGTTACCTTCACGCTAACCAAAGCAGCAACAGGAGCAAAATCGACCGCCGTTCCTAGTTACGTTACGGAATCGGGCTTTACGGAAGACCTTCCCGCCCGGACAAAAGCGGGTGCGCCCGGAGCTTCTTACGAATTTTTCGTGTATGATATTCAGCGCGATACCATTCAGGCGGTATCTGTAAAAGACGTTCCCGGCATCCCTACCTTACCGGAATACCTGAAAGATTACGCAAAGCCAAACGCAAAAGACACGGCAAAAGCAAAAAAGCCGGAGAATCGGAAGGTGATTTACAGCGGTCCGGTCTGGTCGCAGGACAGCAGATATGCGGTGGTGGTGCTGCGCTCCCTGGATAGCAAAGACCGGTGGATTATGCAGCTCGATCCCGCAACCAGCGCGTTAAAGCTCCTCGACCGCCAGCACGATGAAGCCTGGATTGGCGGCCCCGGCATGGGCTTTGCCCAATCGGTGGGAACCATGGGCTTTCTGGCGGATAACCAAACCCTATACTTTCAGTCGGAAGCTGATGGGTATTCACACCTGTATACGGTCAACGTCGCCAGCGGAGAGAAAAAGCAACTGACCAAAGGAAAGTTTGAAGTTCAACAAGTTGAAATATCCAAGGACAAGAAATATTTTTACCTGTCTACCAACGAAGTACACCCCGGCGAACAGCATTTTTACCGCATGGCCGTTACGGGTGGTGATCGCCTTCGCCTAACTTCCCTGACCGGTGCCAATGATGTGTACCTTTCTCCCGACGAGACCAAGCTGGCCATTCGTTATTCCTACAGCAACCGTCCCTGGGAGCTTTTCTTACAGGAACTGAAGTTCGACAAAAAAGGCGGCCTTGTCGCACCAACGCCCGGTGGTTTAGTCAGTGTATCAACGTCTTTATCGACCCAGCTTCCTGCCGTGGCGGGACTGAGCCAACTTACCAGTTCACTAACCGATGAATTCAAAGCGTACCCCTGGCGCGATCCGGCGGTCGTCACTATTCCTGCCCGCGATGGACAAACCATCTACGGACGGCTTTACAAACCCCAGAATTTTAACGGCAAAACGGTCATTTTTGTCCACGGAGCGGGTTATCTGCAAAATGCGCACAAATGGTGGAGCCAGTATTTCCGGGAATACATGTTCCATAACCTACTGGTAGACAAAGGCTATACCGTTCTGGATATTGATTACCGGGCGAGTGCGGGCTATGGCCGCGACTGGCGAACGGGTATCTACCGCTACATGGGCGACAAAGACCTTACCGACCACGTTGATGCTGTGCAGTGGCTGGTCAAAAACCACGGAATTGACGCCAAGCGCGTAGGCCTTTACGGAGGTTCTTACGGCGGGTTCATTACGTTGATGGCCATGTTCACTGCGCCCGATGTATTTGCGGCGGGGGCGGCTTTACGGCCCGTTACCGACTGGGCAGCTTACAACCATCCTTACACGTTTAATATTCTGAACGATCCGCAGACGGACTCCCTGGCTTATCGCCGCAGCTCGCCCATTTACCACGCGGCGGGCCTGAAAGGTCACCTGTTGATTTGCCACGGCATGATTGATGTCAATGTGCATTATCAGGATGTTGTTCGGTTGTCCCAGCGACTCATTGAGCTTCGCAAAGAAAACTGGGAACTGGCCTCTTACCCCATGGAAGACCACGGTTTTGTGGAACCAACCAGCTGGATGGATGAATACAAACGAATCCTGAAGCTGTTTGACGAAAAGCTCTAATACTATGAGGGTTAGTTCTTTTACCAAATAAGTACAAAAATATACTAGAACTAACCCTTGCAACGTATTGTTATTAAACTAGGCGTATACAGTCCAATTGATTTGACTGGTGCGCCTTTTTCTTGCCATTTATTCCATCTCAATCGTTGTAAAATCCTATGTTTATTAACCGTAAAGATTTTCTGCTGTCATTGCTGGTGTCTACGACAACAGTTGCAACGGGTTTTATGACAAGCAGTTGCTCTAAAGATCCTGATCCTATCGAGAATAAATATTTAGTTAGTGCCACCGAAATTCGTTCACTTACGCTTAAACAGCTAGCCACTCAGGTACAGGCGATTAATCCTGGTCTGGCCTTTCTGGTACGCAATGAGGTAAAGGTCTACAAAATAACGTACAACACGCAGCTTCCTGATGGCACGCCTACGCTGGCCTCGGGCGCCCTTTTGGTGCCGAATGCGACTAGTCCGGTGCCTATGATTAGCCAGCAGCACGCCACCATTCGCAGTGAGGCCGATGCGCCGTCGAATTTTGGTCCTGGCAGCGATGCCTATTCTTTTGGCTCTTTGTTCGCCTCATTAGGCTATATCATTTCGTGTCCTGATTACATCGGTTATGGCGAAGCAAAATCCCAACCGCATCCCTACGAACACCGGGAAAGCCTGGCAAGTGCTTCTTTGGACATGCTCCGGGCCGCCCGTGAATTTGTGGCGCAGAATGGCGTTAAATGGAACAACAAAGTGTTCTTAACCGGCTACTCAGAGGGCGGTTTTGCTGCCATGTCGCTCTTGAAAAAACTGGAGGAAGAACATCCCAACGAGTTTACTATTGCCGGTGCCAGCCTTGGTTCGGGAGCTTACGACAAATCCGGCTTTCTTACACGCATTATCAATACGCCATCCAGTGGTATCGCAGCGTACAATCAACTTTATCTTTGGGTATTACTGACTTATAACAATATCTATAAGCTCAATCGCCCCATGACGGATTACTTCAAAGAACCGTACGCTACCCAGATCGCGGCCCAGAAAGAGCTAGCAAACATCAATGTTAGTCTTCACCAGACTTTTACGGATAGCTTTAAACAGGCCATTACGAACGGAACGGACAAAGCCTTTCTGGACGCCATTGCGGACAATAATGTATACGACTGGAAGCCTAAAACCCCAATTCGTCTGTATCATGGAAATGCCGATGACCTGGTGCTTTACTTTAATTCGCAGAACGCGTATGACGCCATGAAGAAGCGCGGAGCTACTAATGTTCAGTTGTATCCACTGGAAGGCAAGAACCATGCAACGGCTATAATTGACTATCTGTTAGGGACGTACGAACTCGTTTCTACGACTTTATAAGGTACAAAAATCCTTTTTCGGGGGTGGTTTTAACATTTTTACTGTGACTTGGTTATAGGATAGACGTCATTAATCTGAAATTATACCAACTGAGATAACAGTCATGAAAAAATTCATCCTGGCCGCCTTTATGGCCGCCTTTACCGTTGCAGCATACGCGCAGGACGTAAAACAAGAAGCTAAAGAAACCGCTCGTCAGGCTGGCCAAACTGCAGACGCAGCCGGTGACAAAATAGGCCGTGAAGCCCGCAAGGCTGCCCGCAAAACAGACCGCGCCGCCGACCGCGTTGGCGATGACGCCCGCGAAGCCGGACAGGAGCTGAAAAAAGAAGCTCGTAAGTCTAAAAAAGACGTGGAAAGAGGACTTGACAAAGCGGGCGACAAAGCCAGCGAAGCCGGACAGGAGTTAAAAAAAGAAGCCCGGAAATCAAAGAATGATGTGAAAGAAGGGACGGATAAAGCGCTAAATAAAACAGAGCGCAAACTGAAAAAGGCCGAAGACAATTTGCGTGAGAATTAATCCTCCCGTTCATAAATGAAAAAGCGGGGCTGTTACAGCAGCCCCGCTTTTTCATTTTACGCCGGTTAACTGCCGGATGGTAGAAACCTCCTCCGGCTTGTAAGGTTGCCCATCCTCGCGGAAAATATCGTGAAACCACAAAGGCGGCTCTGCCGTGTAGGTTTTCTGCCACGAATCCCAAGGGTAAATGGTATTGGTTTTGCCCGCGACAAATCCCCAGTTCATCATACCCACTTTTGCACTTTTTGCGGCGGGCAACACTGCCTGAAACGTACTTCCCGTCGGACGTGCCATGTACTCCGTACAGATTATAGGTCGATCAAAAGTGGTGAGCTGGCCCATGCGCGTTTTGAAATCTTCAATTGGCCCGTAATTGTGGAAAGTAATAATGTCAGAATTAGTGAAAAGAAAACGATTCATTTCGTTCATCTGATCCACCGATTTCCAGTCGCCATACCAGGGAGCTGACGTAATGGGCTGAGACGGTTTGGCTTCGCGCGCCCATCCGAACGCTTCTTTTACCAGCTG of Tellurirhabdus bombi contains these proteins:
- the hxpB gene encoding hexitol phosphatase HxpB — encoded protein: MPIQAALFDMDGLLVDSEPHWRHVEIEVFRTVGLELTEDMCKQTTGLPIDAVVRYWFERHPWTARPPEEVGEEIHLKAYERIGQHAKAMPGVPAILDLFREHTILMAVASASPMHLIEAVLDRLDIRSYFQLWHSATLEKRNKPHPDVYLGTARQLGIEPQNCLAFEDSGSGLKSAHAAGMVTVAVPADYEFNEPKFDIADYKIASLLDFKKENLTRLFIN
- a CDS encoding YciI family protein, with the translated sequence MQYVVHAYDFTDEQAYDRRLAARPAHFERARQLKADGHFILGGALLDETGKMIGSMMLVEFDSEENLNNWLQSDPYVVGKVWDRIDVKPFRKADV
- a CDS encoding S9 family peptidase — protein: MKQVLVGLSWLIALGAVAQAPSTSSQNKPVLTVEKIMQDPKGWIGTSPSGVSWSEDSKTIYFDWNPTKAKGDSLYKVVLASDRKPVKVAPTERRVLPGTGTYNPTKTLKLYELNGDIFLLDCRTYKSRRLTNTVENESRPAFSGDQQSIIFTRSNNLFSFSLATGEVTQITQFDLGNKKTEAKPNDQEAWLKRDQLAMFDILKERKDKKDEGAKIRKADQPRRPKLFYTEGKSVSNAVLSPDGRYVTFTLTKAATGAKSTAVPSYVTESGFTEDLPARTKAGAPGASYEFFVYDIQRDTIQAVSVKDVPGIPTLPEYLKDYAKPNAKDTAKAKKPENRKVIYSGPVWSQDSRYAVVVLRSLDSKDRWIMQLDPATSALKLLDRQHDEAWIGGPGMGFAQSVGTMGFLADNQTLYFQSEADGYSHLYTVNVASGEKKQLTKGKFEVQQVEISKDKKYFYLSTNEVHPGEQHFYRMAVTGGDRLRLTSLTGANDVYLSPDETKLAIRYSYSNRPWELFLQELKFDKKGGLVAPTPGGLVSVSTSLSTQLPAVAGLSQLTSSLTDEFKAYPWRDPAVVTIPARDGQTIYGRLYKPQNFNGKTVIFVHGAGYLQNAHKWWSQYFREYMFHNLLVDKGYTVLDIDYRASAGYGRDWRTGIYRYMGDKDLTDHVDAVQWLVKNHGIDAKRVGLYGGSYGGFITLMAMFTAPDVFAAGAALRPVTDWAAYNHPYTFNILNDPQTDSLAYRRSSPIYHAAGLKGHLLICHGMIDVNVHYQDVVRLSQRLIELRKENWELASYPMEDHGFVEPTSWMDEYKRILKLFDEKL
- a CDS encoding alpha/beta hydrolase family protein — encoded protein: MFINRKDFLLSLLVSTTTVATGFMTSSCSKDPDPIENKYLVSATEIRSLTLKQLATQVQAINPGLAFLVRNEVKVYKITYNTQLPDGTPTLASGALLVPNATSPVPMISQQHATIRSEADAPSNFGPGSDAYSFGSLFASLGYIISCPDYIGYGEAKSQPHPYEHRESLASASLDMLRAAREFVAQNGVKWNNKVFLTGYSEGGFAAMSLLKKLEEEHPNEFTIAGASLGSGAYDKSGFLTRIINTPSSGIAAYNQLYLWVLLTYNNIYKLNRPMTDYFKEPYATQIAAQKELANINVSLHQTFTDSFKQAITNGTDKAFLDAIADNNVYDWKPKTPIRLYHGNADDLVLYFNSQNAYDAMKKRGATNVQLYPLEGKNHATAIIDYLLGTYELVSTTL